In a genomic window of beta proteobacterium MWH-UniP1:
- the xsc gene encoding sulfoacetaldehyde acetyltransferase, translated as MNEMRKVAQGVQKMTPSEAFVETCVANGVTEMFGIMGSAFMDAMDIFAPAGIRLIPVVHEQGAAHMADGYARVSGRHGVVIGQNGPGISNCVTAIAAAYWAHSPVVIITPETGTMGIGLGGFQEANQLPMFQEFTKYQGHVVNPKRMAEITARCFDRAISEMGPTQLNIPRDYFYGEITCEIPKPMRVERGSGGENSLKAAAELLATAKFPVILAGGGVVMGDAVEECKALAERLGSPVAVGYLRNDAFPASHPLWAGPLGYQGSKAAMKLISQADVVIALGSRMGPFGTLPQHGMDYWPKEAKIIQVEADHTNLGLVKKIAVGIHGDAKAVAKALLAHISKATLACDATKAERAAKIKAEKDAWEKELTEWTHERDAYSLDMIEEAKKERTFNGGHYLHPRQVLRELEKAMPPRVMVSTDIGNINSVANSYLRFEEPRSFFAPMSFGNCGYALPTMIGAKVAAPDRPAVAYAGDGAWAMSMVEIMTAVRHDIPVTAVVFHNRQWGAEKKNQVDFYNRRFVAGELESPSFADIAKSMGAEGIVVDELENVGPALKKAIDMQMNQRKTCVIEIMCTRELGDPFRRDALSKPVRFLEKYKDYV; from the coding sequence ATGAACGAGATGCGCAAGGTGGCCCAGGGCGTCCAAAAAATGACGCCGTCGGAGGCTTTTGTGGAGACCTGTGTGGCCAACGGCGTGACCGAAATGTTCGGTATCATGGGCTCGGCTTTTATGGATGCCATGGATATTTTTGCCCCGGCTGGTATTCGGTTGATTCCAGTCGTGCATGAGCAGGGCGCAGCCCACATGGCCGACGGCTATGCCCGCGTGTCGGGCCGCCACGGTGTGGTGATTGGTCAAAACGGCCCTGGCATTAGTAACTGCGTGACAGCAATCGCTGCCGCGTATTGGGCTCACAGCCCTGTGGTCATCATCACGCCCGAGACCGGCACCATGGGCATTGGCCTTGGCGGTTTCCAAGAGGCCAATCAGTTGCCCATGTTCCAGGAATTCACCAAGTATCAGGGCCATGTGGTCAACCCCAAGCGCATGGCTGAAATTACGGCACGCTGCTTTGATCGTGCCATTTCTGAGATGGGCCCAACCCAGCTGAACATTCCCCGTGACTACTTCTACGGCGAGATCACTTGCGAGATTCCCAAGCCCATGCGTGTTGAGCGTGGCTCGGGTGGTGAGAACAGCCTGAAGGCTGCTGCTGAATTGTTGGCGACCGCTAAATTCCCGGTAATTCTTGCTGGCGGTGGCGTGGTCATGGGTGATGCGGTGGAAGAATGCAAGGCACTGGCTGAGCGTTTGGGGTCACCAGTTGCGGTGGGTTATTTGCGTAACGACGCATTCCCGGCAAGCCATCCGCTGTGGGCCGGTCCCCTGGGTTATCAGGGCTCTAAGGCTGCAATGAAATTAATTTCACAGGCAGATGTGGTGATCGCTCTTGGGTCGCGCATGGGGCCATTTGGCACGCTGCCACAGCACGGCATGGATTACTGGCCCAAAGAAGCCAAGATCATTCAGGTGGAAGCCGATCACACCAACCTGGGTTTGGTGAAAAAGATTGCCGTTGGTATTCACGGTGATGCCAAGGCCGTGGCCAAGGCATTACTTGCCCATATCAGCAAGGCCACTTTGGCATGTGACGCCACCAAGGCCGAGCGTGCTGCGAAGATCAAGGCTGAAAAAGATGCATGGGAAAAAGAACTCACCGAGTGGACTCATGAGCGCGATGCCTATAGCTTGGACATGATTGAAGAGGCTAAAAAAGAGCGTACCTTTAACGGCGGCCACTATCTGCATCCACGCCAGGTGCTACGCGAGTTGGAAAAGGCCATGCCCCCACGTGTCATGGTGTCCACCGATATCGGCAACATCAATTCGGTGGCCAACAGTTACCTGCGGTTTGAAGAGCCACGCAGCTTCTTTGCCCCCATGAGCTTTGGTAACTGCGGCTATGCCCTGCCCACGATGATTGGCGCGAAGGTCGCTGCACCGGATCGCCCTGCAGTGGCTTACGCGGGTGATGGTGCCTGGGCCATGAGCATGGTGGAGATCATGACGGCCGTGCGTCACGACATTCCGGTCACGGCCGTGGTCTTCCACAATCGCCAGTGGGGTGCTGAGAAGAAAAACCAGGTCGACTTCTACAACCGTCGATTCGTGGCGGGTGAGCTCGAGAGCCCCAGCTTTGCGGACATTGCGAAGTCGATGGGTGCAGAAGGCATTGTGGTCGACGAGCTTGAAAATGTTGGCCCAGCGCTCAAAAAAGCGATCGATATGCAGATGAATCAGCGCAAGACCTGCGTGATTGAAATCATGTGTACCCGTGAGCTGGGGGATCCCTTCCGCCGTGATGCGCTGAGCAAACCCGTGCGCTTTTTGGAGAAGTACAAAGATTACGTTTGA
- a CDS encoding MoxR family ATPase encodes MTTDLEQLQPTQRLSVREVFGIDSDMMVPAFAEQDDHVPEIDLAYRFNPQVTLTILAGFAFNRRVVLQGMHGTGKSTHIEQVAARLNWPCVRVNLDGHISRLDLVGKDVIVLRDGNQVTEFQEGILPWALQRPMAMIFDEYDAGRPDVMFVIQRILEREGSFTLIDQKRVIRPHPSFRLFATMNTLGLGNLSGSYQGTQLLNHAQLDRWNLVASLDYLSPEEEVAIVLARVPSMNNTAGMAQIRAMVALAGLTRKGFAAGDLSLLMTPRTIITWAENSEIFHDLGLAFQLSFLNKCEPVERALVAEYFQRCFNQELVLPQSSQDQA; translated from the coding sequence ATGACGACTGATCTTGAGCAACTCCAGCCCACCCAACGACTCTCGGTGAGAGAGGTCTTTGGCATTGATAGCGACATGATGGTGCCGGCCTTTGCCGAGCAAGATGACCATGTGCCGGAAATCGACTTGGCTTATCGCTTTAATCCACAAGTCACACTCACCATTCTTGCGGGCTTTGCCTTTAATCGGCGAGTGGTGCTGCAAGGCATGCATGGCACGGGAAAATCCACCCACATTGAGCAGGTTGCTGCGCGATTGAATTGGCCCTGTGTTCGCGTGAATCTGGATGGCCACATCAGCCGCCTGGATCTGGTGGGCAAGGATGTGATCGTGCTGCGCGATGGCAATCAGGTGACCGAGTTTCAAGAAGGCATCTTGCCCTGGGCACTTCAGCGGCCCATGGCCATGATCTTTGATGAATACGATGCTGGCCGGCCCGATGTGATGTTTGTGATTCAACGGATTTTAGAGCGCGAGGGCAGCTTCACCCTGATTGATCAAAAACGTGTGATCCGGCCCCACCCATCGTTTCGATTGTTTGCCACCATGAATACGCTGGGGCTTGGTAATTTAAGCGGCTCGTATCAGGGCACACAGCTTCTCAATCATGCCCAGCTTGATCGCTGGAACCTGGTGGCATCGCTTGACTATCTCTCACCCGAAGAAGAAGTGGCCATTGTGTTGGCCCGCGTGCCGTCGATGAACAACACCGCCGGGATGGCCCAGATTCGTGCCATGGTGGCCCTGGCCGGTCTAACCCGAAAGGGATTTGCCGCAGGGGATTTGTCGCTTTTGATGACACCGCGAACCATCATTACCTGGGCAGAGAACAGCGAGATTTTTCACGATCTTGGCCTGGCCTTTCAGCTCTCATTTCTGAATAAGTGCGAGCCCGTAGAGCGCGCCCTGGTCGCGGAATATTTCCAACGCTGCTTTAACCAAGAACTCGTGCTGCCACAAAGCAGCCAAGACCAGGCCTAA
- a CDS encoding IclR family transcriptional regulator, translating to MNTLTDPLGGSRIDGDTPNLRLFALLEVIAGKDAPFTLQAMVEETGLPKPTLHRMLSQLESAGILQRDGNGRHYSTGQRLIRLAERLLLNTTTHGARHAILRQLVDEIGESCNLTAFSGGEVLYLDRVETAAPLRFYLHPGSRVPAHCSATGKLFLSQMAPAQRRRLLDAGTLEKFTANTYTTLESLEKEILQVKQQGYAFDNEEFLPGLLCLGVLVPSPTGSSNMGLALQAPVMRFSMERALSCLPALQRAAQAIARINDDFTAEQTHDD from the coding sequence ATGAACACCTTAACCGACCCCCTAGGCGGCAGCCGGATTGACGGCGACACGCCCAACCTGCGGCTCTTTGCCCTGCTGGAAGTTATCGCCGGCAAAGACGCGCCTTTCACCCTTCAGGCCATGGTGGAAGAGACTGGCCTGCCTAAGCCCACCCTGCACCGCATGCTGTCGCAGTTAGAAAGCGCTGGCATCTTGCAGCGAGACGGCAATGGCCGGCACTACAGCACGGGGCAGCGACTCATTCGGCTTGCCGAGCGGCTGCTGTTGAACACCACCACCCATGGGGCACGCCACGCGATATTGCGTCAACTCGTTGATGAGATTGGCGAGAGCTGCAACCTCACCGCATTTTCTGGCGGCGAAGTGCTCTATCTCGACCGAGTCGAGACCGCAGCACCGCTGCGTTTTTATCTTCACCCTGGCTCCCGTGTACCGGCCCACTGCTCGGCCACGGGCAAATTGTTTTTAAGCCAGATGGCGCCAGCCCAGCGCCGTCGACTGCTGGATGCAGGCACGCTGGAAAAATTCACCGCCAACACCTACACCACCTTAGAGTCACTCGAAAAAGAAATCCTGCAGGTGAAGCAGCAGGGCTACGCTTTCGATAACGAAGAGTTTCTGCCGGGCCTGCTCTGCTTGGGCGTGTTGGTGCCCTCGCCCACTGGCAGTTCCAACATGGGCCTGGCCCTGCAGGCCCCGGTCATGCGGTTTTCGATGGAACGCGCACTGTCTTGTCTTCCCGCCTTGCAGCGTGCGGCCCAGGCCATTGCGCGCATTAACGACGACTTCACTGCCGAGCAAACCCATGACGACTGA
- a CDS encoding cobalt chelatase, which translates to MSPAHTMVSDTSRLITPVSDTGRCGRWVSDTDRFASVGGAVVRALANDASLQWSGQTLYRGTEVVPLNAAHQSDVAQRLLDQRALLDGAALRLRLSDAALHAQHCPSNETQRFVFELLEQIRVEALAPDDLPGLKHNLRKRFLLWADEFQNSGLTETSLGILLFTIAVASWSRLTGEEPPDQMSDLMEGTRVNIVPEIGPMLRGMKDHLADQSAFIPHAIALAQWVATAIETAESQAGSTTRNRPQRNGFSLRLHFESSQTPEAPIAASGQSKAWQASHQRYRVFTKAYDQESDATDLVRTAQLREFRAQMDQELIELGVNVPRLARIFLNRLSRPERDGWEFEQEEGYIDGRRLARLIADPQARDVFQQEFVHPISNAAVTFLLDCSGSMKAHAQQLSLMMDVLCRALDMAGVSNEVLGFSTQSWNGGRAKRDWMRAGKPELPGRLNEQLHIVFKPANRDWRRARMGLAGMRRLDLFREGIDGEALAWAAQRLNQTPANRRLLIVVSDGCPMDSATHQENDDHYLDEHLKQVIREIEFGKSIEVSALGVGLDLGCFYRHRLALDLGGGISEAVLLEIVNMMTKSRHA; encoded by the coding sequence GTGAGCCCAGCGCACACCATGGTGTCAGACACTAGCCGACTGATCACCCCGGTGTCAGACACCGGAAGATGCGGAAGATGGGTGTCTGACACCGATCGGTTTGCGTCGGTGGGTGGTGCCGTGGTGCGCGCACTGGCCAATGATGCAAGCCTGCAGTGGAGTGGCCAGACACTCTATCGCGGCACAGAGGTGGTGCCGCTCAATGCAGCCCATCAGAGTGATGTGGCCCAGCGGCTTTTGGATCAACGGGCACTGCTTGATGGGGCTGCGCTAAGGCTGCGCTTGAGTGATGCTGCACTTCACGCGCAGCACTGCCCCAGCAATGAGACGCAACGTTTTGTCTTTGAGTTGTTAGAGCAGATCCGAGTCGAGGCCCTTGCCCCCGATGACCTGCCAGGACTGAAACACAATCTGCGTAAACGGTTTTTGCTCTGGGCCGATGAGTTTCAAAACTCTGGCTTAACGGAAACGAGTCTGGGGATTTTGCTCTTCACGATTGCCGTGGCCTCGTGGTCACGGCTGACTGGTGAAGAGCCGCCCGACCAGATGTCGGATTTGATGGAAGGCACCCGTGTGAATATCGTGCCCGAAATTGGCCCCATGCTTCGCGGCATGAAAGACCATTTGGCCGATCAGTCCGCCTTTATTCCACACGCGATTGCGCTGGCCCAATGGGTGGCCACGGCCATTGAGACCGCCGAAAGCCAAGCGGGCAGTACCACACGCAATCGGCCGCAGCGCAATGGGTTTTCACTGCGGCTGCATTTTGAGTCATCGCAAACGCCAGAAGCACCGATTGCTGCCAGTGGCCAGAGCAAAGCCTGGCAGGCATCGCATCAGCGCTATCGGGTTTTCACCAAAGCTTATGACCAAGAATCCGATGCCACCGATCTCGTGCGCACGGCTCAGCTGCGAGAGTTCCGCGCCCAGATGGATCAGGAACTCATCGAACTTGGTGTCAATGTGCCCAGGCTTGCCCGAATATTTTTGAATCGACTCTCACGGCCAGAGCGTGACGGCTGGGAGTTTGAACAGGAAGAGGGCTATATCGATGGCAGAAGACTGGCCAGACTCATTGCCGACCCACAGGCCCGTGATGTTTTTCAACAGGAATTCGTCCATCCGATAAGCAATGCGGCTGTGACCTTTTTACTGGACTGCTCTGGATCAATGAAGGCCCATGCACAGCAGCTATCGCTAATGATGGATGTGCTCTGCCGCGCTCTGGATATGGCTGGTGTCAGCAATGAAGTGCTGGGCTTTTCAACCCAGAGCTGGAATGGTGGCCGAGCCAAACGCGACTGGATGCGGGCCGGAAAGCCAGAGCTGCCTGGCCGATTAAATGAACAGCTCCACATTGTTTTCAAGCCCGCCAATCGTGACTGGCGTCGTGCACGTATGGGACTTGCTGGCATGCGTCGTCTTGACTTGTTCCGTGAAGGCATTGATGGCGAAGCATTGGCTTGGGCGGCACAACGGCTAAACCAAACCCCGGCCAATCGCCGCTTACTGATCGTGGTCTCGGATGGCTGCCCGATGGACAGTGCAACACACCAGGAAAATGATGACCATTATCTGGATGAACACCTCAAGCAGGTCATAAGAGAAATAGAATTCGGCAAATCCATTGAAGTGTCTGCGCTGGGCGTTGGGCTAGATCTGGGCTGTTTTTATCGGCACCGATTAGCCCTGGATCTCGGCGGGGGAATTAGTGAAGCTGTTTTACTTGAGATCGTTAACATGATGACCAAATCACGCCATGCATAG